The Apium graveolens cultivar Ventura chromosome 6, ASM990537v1, whole genome shotgun sequence genome contains a region encoding:
- the LOC141664435 gene encoding uncharacterized protein LOC141664435 — protein MDFVHRAIVCRYEIPYQLISDNGKQFDSEKMNKFCKNRKIKKSFPVVSHPKSNRYIEAIYKIIKHTSKTRLEDIKGNGSTNYLEHSGRITRLLAVPRANEVNHRLYLDMLKETRQDSDARLASYHQRVARYYNGKVKVLPLHVGDLVLRRVMPNTKVPGHGVFGANWVGTYKVKAVLWEDSV, from the exons ATGGATTTTGTTCATCGGGCCATTGTATGTCGCTACGAGATCCCTTATCAGCTTATTTCTGATAATGGCAAGCAATTTGATAGTGAAAAAATGAATAAGTTTTGCAAAAATCGGAAAATCAAGAAGAGTTTTCCGGTCGTTAGTCATCCAAAAAGTAACAGGTACATTGAGGCGATATATAAGATTATCAAGCACACTTCAAAAACCAGGCTGGAAGACATTAAAGGAAATGGGTCGACGAATTACCTAGAGCACTCTGGTCGTATAACACGACTGCTCGCAGTACCACGG GCTAACGAGGTGAATCATCGGTTGTATCTTGATATGCTAAAAGAAACACGACAAGATTCTGACGCTCGTTTAGCGTCCTATCATCAGCGGGTCGCTAGATATTATAATGGGAAAGTTAAAGTACTCCCGTTGCATGTTGGAGATCTGGTCTTACGACGTGTCATGCCAAACACCAAAGTTCCTGGCCACGGGGTCTTTGGGGCAAACTGGGTGGGGACCTACAAGGTCAAAGCAGTGTTGTGGGAAG ACTCGGTATGA